A genomic region of Haliaeetus albicilla chromosome 8, bHalAlb1.1, whole genome shotgun sequence contains the following coding sequences:
- the WLS gene encoding protein wntless homolog isoform X1 — protein MAGAIIENMSTKKLCIVGGILLVFQVIAFLVGGLIAPSPTTAVPYTSVKCIDVRKNHHKTKWLMPWGPNPCEKLKDFDEAVSRQIEANDIVFAVHIPLPKKEMSPWFQFMLFIMQLDIAFKMDNDLKENAEITLDVSLAYRDDAFDDWEEIAHAIEIRKLKCTFGSPKTLESEGRHYDCDFLPFMEIGSVAHKYYLINIRLPVNERKGINVGIGEIKDIRLVGIHQNGGFTKVWFAMKTFLTPSILIIMVWYWRRITLMTRAPVLLEKVIFALGISMTFINIPVEWFSIGFDWTWMLLFGDIRQGIFYAMLLSFWIIFCGEHMMDQNERNRLSGYWKQVGPIAVGSFCLFIFDMCERGVQLKNPFYSIWTTEVGTELAMAFIIVAGICLCLYFLFLCFMVFQVFRNISGKQSSLPAMSKARRLHYEQGLIFRFKFLMLITLACAAMTVIFFIVSQVTEGHWKWGDITIQVNSAFFTGIYGMWNLYVFALMFLYAPSHKNYGEDQSNGDLGVNSGEELQLTTTITHVDGPTEVYKLARKEAQE, from the exons ATGGCTGGGGCCATCATCGAGAACATGAGCACCAAAAAGCTGTGCATCGTCGGGGGGATCTTGCTGGTTTTCCAAGTCATCGCCTTTCTGGTGGGAGGTCTGATCG ctcccagccccactacAGCTGTTCCTTACACGTCAGTGAAGTGCATTGATGTaagaaaaaaccaccacaaaaccaaGTGGCTGATGCCCTGGGGACCCAACCCCTGCGAGAAGCTTAAAGACTTCGACGAGGCAGTGAGCAGGCAGATTGAAGCCAACGATATCGTGTTTGCCGTGCATattcccctccccaaaaaggAGATGAGCCCCTGGTTCCAGTTCATGCTTTTCATCATGCAGCTGGACATCGCATTCAAGATGGACAACGACCTAA AAGAAAACGCAGAAATTACCCTGGATGTGTCACTAGCATATCGTGATGATGCGTTTGATGACTGGGAAGAAATAGCACATGCAATAGAGATCAGGAAGCTGAAATGCACCTTTGGCTCACCAAAA ACCCTGGAGTCCGAAGGCCGTCACTACGACTGTGACTTCCTTCCCTTCATGGAGATCGGCAGCGTGGCCCACAAATACTACCTCATCAACATCCGTCTCCCTGTGAACGAGAGGAAAGGCATTAACGTGGGCATTGGCGAAATCAAGGATATCCGCCTCGTG GGCATCCATCAAAACGGAGGCTTTACAAAAGTGTGGTTTGCCATGAAGACCTTCCTCACCCCCAGCATTTTAATTATCATGGTCTGGTACTGGAGACGGATCACGCTGATGACACGCGCTCCTGTCCTGCTGGAGAA GGTCATCTTTGCTCTGGGAATTTCCATGACATTCATTAACATCCCTGTGGAGTGGTTTTCCATTGGATTTGACTGGACTTGGATGTTGCTCTTTGGAGATATTCGACAAGGCATTTTCTATGCCATGCTCCTGTCCTTTTGGATCATCTTCTGCGGAGAGCATATGATG GACCAGAACGAGCGGAATCGTCTCTCGGGGTACTGGAAGCAGGTTGGACCCATAGCCGTTGGCTCCTTCTGCCTTTTCATCTTTGACATGTGTGAGAG GGGAGTGCAGCTGAAGAACCCCTTCTACAGCATCTGGACCACCGAAGTTGGCACAGAGCTGGCT ATGGCCTTTATTATAGTTGCCGGAATCTGCTTGTGTCTctactttctcttcctgtgcTTTATGGTCTTTCAAGTGTTCAGAAACATTAGTGGAAAGCAGTCAAGCCTCCCAGCCATGAGCAAGGCTCGCCGCCTTCATTACGAG CAGGGGCTGATTTTTAGGTTCAAGTTCCTGATGCTCATTACCCTGGCTTGTGCAGCGATGACAGTCATCTTCTTCATCGTGAGCCAG GTGACCGAAGGCCACTGGAAGTGGGGGGACATAACGATACAAGTGAACAGCGCCTTCTTCACTGGCATCTACGGGATGTGGAACCTCTATGTCTTCGCCCTGATGTTCCTGTATGCACCGTCGCACAAGAATTACGGTGAAGACCAGTCAAATG GAGACCTGGGAGTAAACAGTGGGGAAGAGCTTCAGctcaccaccaccatcacccaCGTGGATGGGCCCACAGAGGTTTATAAGCTGGCTCGCAAGGAGGCTCAGGAGTAA
- the WLS gene encoding protein wntless homolog isoform X2: MAGAIIENMSTKKLCIVGGILLVFQVIAFLVGGLIAPSPTTAVPYTSVKCIDVRKNHHKTKWLMPWGPNPCEKLKDFDEAVSRQIEANDIVFAVHIPLPKKEMSPWFQFMLFIMQLDIAFKMDNDLKENAEITLDVSLAYRDDAFDDWEEIAHAIEIRKLKCTFGSPKTLESEGRHYDCDFLPFMEIGSVAHKYYLINIRLPVNERKGINVGIGEIKDIRLVGIHQNGGFTKVWFAMKTFLTPSILIIMVWYWRRITLMTRAPVLLEKVIFALGISMTFINIPVEWFSIGFDWTWMLLFGDIRQGIFYAMLLSFWIIFCGEHMMDQNERNRLSGYWKQVGPIAVGSFCLFIFDMCERGVQLKNPFYSIWTTEVGTELAMAFIIVAGICLCLYFLFLCFMVFQVFRNISGKQSSLPAMSKARRLHYEGLIFRFKFLMLITLACAAMTVIFFIVSQVTEGHWKWGDITIQVNSAFFTGIYGMWNLYVFALMFLYAPSHKNYGEDQSNGDLGVNSGEELQLTTTITHVDGPTEVYKLARKEAQE; this comes from the exons ATGGCTGGGGCCATCATCGAGAACATGAGCACCAAAAAGCTGTGCATCGTCGGGGGGATCTTGCTGGTTTTCCAAGTCATCGCCTTTCTGGTGGGAGGTCTGATCG ctcccagccccactacAGCTGTTCCTTACACGTCAGTGAAGTGCATTGATGTaagaaaaaaccaccacaaaaccaaGTGGCTGATGCCCTGGGGACCCAACCCCTGCGAGAAGCTTAAAGACTTCGACGAGGCAGTGAGCAGGCAGATTGAAGCCAACGATATCGTGTTTGCCGTGCATattcccctccccaaaaaggAGATGAGCCCCTGGTTCCAGTTCATGCTTTTCATCATGCAGCTGGACATCGCATTCAAGATGGACAACGACCTAA AAGAAAACGCAGAAATTACCCTGGATGTGTCACTAGCATATCGTGATGATGCGTTTGATGACTGGGAAGAAATAGCACATGCAATAGAGATCAGGAAGCTGAAATGCACCTTTGGCTCACCAAAA ACCCTGGAGTCCGAAGGCCGTCACTACGACTGTGACTTCCTTCCCTTCATGGAGATCGGCAGCGTGGCCCACAAATACTACCTCATCAACATCCGTCTCCCTGTGAACGAGAGGAAAGGCATTAACGTGGGCATTGGCGAAATCAAGGATATCCGCCTCGTG GGCATCCATCAAAACGGAGGCTTTACAAAAGTGTGGTTTGCCATGAAGACCTTCCTCACCCCCAGCATTTTAATTATCATGGTCTGGTACTGGAGACGGATCACGCTGATGACACGCGCTCCTGTCCTGCTGGAGAA GGTCATCTTTGCTCTGGGAATTTCCATGACATTCATTAACATCCCTGTGGAGTGGTTTTCCATTGGATTTGACTGGACTTGGATGTTGCTCTTTGGAGATATTCGACAAGGCATTTTCTATGCCATGCTCCTGTCCTTTTGGATCATCTTCTGCGGAGAGCATATGATG GACCAGAACGAGCGGAATCGTCTCTCGGGGTACTGGAAGCAGGTTGGACCCATAGCCGTTGGCTCCTTCTGCCTTTTCATCTTTGACATGTGTGAGAG GGGAGTGCAGCTGAAGAACCCCTTCTACAGCATCTGGACCACCGAAGTTGGCACAGAGCTGGCT ATGGCCTTTATTATAGTTGCCGGAATCTGCTTGTGTCTctactttctcttcctgtgcTTTATGGTCTTTCAAGTGTTCAGAAACATTAGTGGAAAGCAGTCAAGCCTCCCAGCCATGAGCAAGGCTCGCCGCCTTCATTACGAG GGGCTGATTTTTAGGTTCAAGTTCCTGATGCTCATTACCCTGGCTTGTGCAGCGATGACAGTCATCTTCTTCATCGTGAGCCAG GTGACCGAAGGCCACTGGAAGTGGGGGGACATAACGATACAAGTGAACAGCGCCTTCTTCACTGGCATCTACGGGATGTGGAACCTCTATGTCTTCGCCCTGATGTTCCTGTATGCACCGTCGCACAAGAATTACGGTGAAGACCAGTCAAATG GAGACCTGGGAGTAAACAGTGGGGAAGAGCTTCAGctcaccaccaccatcacccaCGTGGATGGGCCCACAGAGGTTTATAAGCTGGCTCGCAAGGAGGCTCAGGAGTAA
- the WLS gene encoding protein wntless homolog isoform X3, whose amino-acid sequence MPWGPNPCEKLKDFDEAVSRQIEANDIVFAVHIPLPKKEMSPWFQFMLFIMQLDIAFKMDNDLKENAEITLDVSLAYRDDAFDDWEEIAHAIEIRKLKCTFGSPKTLESEGRHYDCDFLPFMEIGSVAHKYYLINIRLPVNERKGINVGIGEIKDIRLVGIHQNGGFTKVWFAMKTFLTPSILIIMVWYWRRITLMTRAPVLLEKVIFALGISMTFINIPVEWFSIGFDWTWMLLFGDIRQGIFYAMLLSFWIIFCGEHMMDQNERNRLSGYWKQVGPIAVGSFCLFIFDMCERGVQLKNPFYSIWTTEVGTELAMAFIIVAGICLCLYFLFLCFMVFQVFRNISGKQSSLPAMSKARRLHYEQGLIFRFKFLMLITLACAAMTVIFFIVSQVTEGHWKWGDITIQVNSAFFTGIYGMWNLYVFALMFLYAPSHKNYGEDQSNGDLGVNSGEELQLTTTITHVDGPTEVYKLARKEAQE is encoded by the exons ATGCCCTGGGGACCCAACCCCTGCGAGAAGCTTAAAGACTTCGACGAGGCAGTGAGCAGGCAGATTGAAGCCAACGATATCGTGTTTGCCGTGCATattcccctccccaaaaaggAGATGAGCCCCTGGTTCCAGTTCATGCTTTTCATCATGCAGCTGGACATCGCATTCAAGATGGACAACGACCTAA AAGAAAACGCAGAAATTACCCTGGATGTGTCACTAGCATATCGTGATGATGCGTTTGATGACTGGGAAGAAATAGCACATGCAATAGAGATCAGGAAGCTGAAATGCACCTTTGGCTCACCAAAA ACCCTGGAGTCCGAAGGCCGTCACTACGACTGTGACTTCCTTCCCTTCATGGAGATCGGCAGCGTGGCCCACAAATACTACCTCATCAACATCCGTCTCCCTGTGAACGAGAGGAAAGGCATTAACGTGGGCATTGGCGAAATCAAGGATATCCGCCTCGTG GGCATCCATCAAAACGGAGGCTTTACAAAAGTGTGGTTTGCCATGAAGACCTTCCTCACCCCCAGCATTTTAATTATCATGGTCTGGTACTGGAGACGGATCACGCTGATGACACGCGCTCCTGTCCTGCTGGAGAA GGTCATCTTTGCTCTGGGAATTTCCATGACATTCATTAACATCCCTGTGGAGTGGTTTTCCATTGGATTTGACTGGACTTGGATGTTGCTCTTTGGAGATATTCGACAAGGCATTTTCTATGCCATGCTCCTGTCCTTTTGGATCATCTTCTGCGGAGAGCATATGATG GACCAGAACGAGCGGAATCGTCTCTCGGGGTACTGGAAGCAGGTTGGACCCATAGCCGTTGGCTCCTTCTGCCTTTTCATCTTTGACATGTGTGAGAG GGGAGTGCAGCTGAAGAACCCCTTCTACAGCATCTGGACCACCGAAGTTGGCACAGAGCTGGCT ATGGCCTTTATTATAGTTGCCGGAATCTGCTTGTGTCTctactttctcttcctgtgcTTTATGGTCTTTCAAGTGTTCAGAAACATTAGTGGAAAGCAGTCAAGCCTCCCAGCCATGAGCAAGGCTCGCCGCCTTCATTACGAG CAGGGGCTGATTTTTAGGTTCAAGTTCCTGATGCTCATTACCCTGGCTTGTGCAGCGATGACAGTCATCTTCTTCATCGTGAGCCAG GTGACCGAAGGCCACTGGAAGTGGGGGGACATAACGATACAAGTGAACAGCGCCTTCTTCACTGGCATCTACGGGATGTGGAACCTCTATGTCTTCGCCCTGATGTTCCTGTATGCACCGTCGCACAAGAATTACGGTGAAGACCAGTCAAATG GAGACCTGGGAGTAAACAGTGGGGAAGAGCTTCAGctcaccaccaccatcacccaCGTGGATGGGCCCACAGAGGTTTATAAGCTGGCTCGCAAGGAGGCTCAGGAGTAA